In the Neisseria sp. KEM232 genome, GTCGAGGCCGTCTGAAATCTCGCGCAGGGCGGCGGCTTCGGTTTGTAAGACTTCCTGTGCCCAGCGGATGTATTGGGCAGCGTTTTCGGTTTGCATGATTTTGTCCTGTTTTAAAGCAAAGGCGGCGCGTGTTACGATGCGCCCCTTATTTAATGGCAATGGAGAACGAAAAAAATGAGCATTTTAACGGACGTGAAAAACTTAGGCCAACAAATCTGGCTCGACAATCTGTCGCGCTCGCTGGTGCAAAGCGGGGATCTGGCGCGGATGCTGGAAGAGGGCGTGTGCGGCGTCACCTCCAACCCCGCCATTTTCCAAAAGGCTTTTGCCGCCGATTCGTTATACGCAGAAGACGTGGCGGCGCTGAAAACGCAGAATCTCACCGCCAAACAGCGTTATGAAACGCTGGCCGTGGCCGACGTGCGTGCTGCCTGCGATGTCTGCCTGAAAGAATACGAAGCAGACAGCGGGCGCGGCGGATTTGTCAGCCTCGAAGTGTCGCCCGAGCTGGCACACGATGCGGCGGGTACGGTGGTCGAAGCGCGCCGCCTGTTCCGCAAAATCGGCCGCCCGAACTCGATGATCAAAATCCCCGCCACTGACGCAGGGCTGGCGGCCTTGGAAACGCTGGTTTCAGACGGCCTTAACATCAATCTGACCCTGCTGTTTTCCCGCCGCCAAACCGTCAGAGCTTATGAAGCCTATGTGCGCGGCATTCGCGCGCGGCTTGCGCGCGGCGAAGCGGTTGGCGGCATCCGCGTGGTAGCCAGCTTCTTTATCTCGCGTATCGACAACGCGCTGGACGGCAATCTGCCCGCACACCTGCGCGGCAAAACCGCGGTTGCGCTGGCCAAAGCGGCCTATGCTGACTGGCAGGACTTTTTCGGCAGCACGGAATTTGCTGACCTGGCAAGGCAGGGCGCCAACCGCGTGCGGCTGCTGTGGGCGTCCACCGGCGTGAAAAACCCCGCCTATCCGCCGACGCTGTATGTCGACAGCCTGATCGGCGAAGACACCGTCAACACTGTGCCCGATGCCACTTTGCAGGCATTTATTGCAGGCGGCACCGCCCGTGCCGAATTGGCAGAGAATACAGACGGAGCATTGGCTGCGCTGGAAGAGGTTGCCGGTTTGGGTATAGATGTGGAAGCGTTGGCCGAACGTTTGCAGCAAGACGGTTTGGCGCAGTTTGATGATGCGTTTGCCAAACTGTTGGCATTGTTGTCCTGACCGGCTGTTTTGCCGCAAATGCGGACAGGCCGTCTGAAAACATTTATCTGTACGGCGTTTCAGACGGCCTGCTGTCCGCGGCCGGTTGCGACCGTTCAAACTTATCAAACCCGAACGTTCAGACGGCTTTCCTTCCGTTCACGAACAATAAAAAAACCCTGCCGGAAAAGCAGGGTTTTTGCTGAAAACGGATTAACGTTTCGAGAACTGTTTGGCGCGGCGTGCTTTGCGCAGACCCGGTTTTTTACGTTCCACTTCGCGGGCGTCGCGGGTAACGAAACCGGCTTGAGACAGCGCGGATTTCAATGCGGCGTCGTAATCGATCAGGGCGCGGGTAATGCCGTGGCGGATGGCGCCGGACTGGCCGGTTTCGCCGCCGCCGGTGACGTTGACTTTGATGTCGAAGGATTCGGCATTTTCAGTCAGAACCAAGGGCTGGCGCACGACCATGCGGCTGGTTTCGCGGGCGAAGAATTCGTCGACGGGACGGCCGTTTACGATAATCTGGCCGCTGCCTTTTTGCAGGAATACGCGGGCAACCGAACTTTTGCGGCGGCCTGTGCCGTAGTAGTATTTACCGTTCATGTTGCGTCCTTATTTCAATTCCAAAACTTTGGGCTGTTGTGCGGCGTGTGCGTGTTCGGCACCGGCATACACTTTCAGTTTTTTAATCATGGCGTAACCCAGAGGGCCTTTGGGCAGCATGCCTTTGACGGCTTTTTCCAAAGCGCGGCCGGGGAACTGTTCCTGCATTTCGCGGAAAGTGCGCTCGTAGATGCCGCCGGGGAAGCCGGAATGGCGGTAGTATTTTTTGCCTTCGAATTTGGCGCCGGTTACACGCAGTTTGTCGGCATTGATGACGATGATGTAGTCGCCTGTGTCGACGTGCGGAGTGTATTCGGGCTTGTGTTTGCCGCGCAGGCGGCTGGCAACTTCGGCTGCTAAGCGACCCAGAACTTTGTCTTCCGCGTCGATCACAAACCATTCGCGCTTCACCTCGTGCGGTTTGGCTGAAAAGGTTTTCATAAGGATTGATCCAAAGAGATATAGAAAGCCGCGGATTTTAGTGTCTTATCGGATGCCTGTCAATCTGAAGTGACGGGGAGTCGGGCGGATCGGGGTAAAGTGTGGGAAAAGGAAAAGCACCGCTTGAATCGGTGCTTTTTTGGGGATTCCCCGCAGGCGGCGTTTCGGCTCAATCCGCTTGAACCTTGTCAAACAAGGCGGCTGTCTCGGGCAGCTTCGGGTGCGTTTCCCGTAGGAACGCTCGCGCCTGCTGCATCTCCCGACAACCTGAAGCGAACTTATTGGTTCAAAGGAATGTATGCCTTGGCGCTCGCCGCAGGGAAAAGGGGGTGGAGGTTGGTTAGGGCACTTTCGCCAGTGCTTTGTCGCACACCTCTGTCATGTGGGCTATTCTACGCTCAAACTCGCCGATTGCCAAACCGTCTTTCATCGACATTTTAAGCAGGTCGTGGACGACGTTGAGGGCGGCGATGATGATGATTTTGTCGCTTTCGACGATGCGTCCGCCGCTTTCTACGGCTTCGATTTTTTTGTTGAGCATGTCGAGCGCCTGCAAGAGGGTATCTTTTTCGGAGGCGGGGGTGCCGATGCTGAATGTGCGCCCCATGACGGAGACGGGGATTTGTTCGATGCTGCTCATGGTTCTGCTCCCGGGTTGTGTGCGGCGGTTTCAGACGGCCTCTCCTGCGGCAGGCGGCCGGACAGGCGGCGCAGTTCGGAGGCGGTGTCGGCCAGGAGGGCGCGGTAGGTTTGGTTTTCGGCGCTCAGGGCGTCGATTTTGCTTTGCAGGTCTTCTTTCAGTTTGCCGACCTGCACCAACAGGGCTTCGCTCAATTCGTCGACGGCGGCCTGATGCTGGTCGTCTTTGCGTTTTTGTTCGGCTTTGAGGCGGACGTTTTCAAGCTGCTGTTTGCGGCTTTCGCTGAGCAGGGTTTCGAATTTCTGTGACAGCTGGTAGACGCGGGCTTCGAGTTTGTCCAATGGTTTGTTCATGTTCGGCTCCTGAGGCCGTCTGAAAGTTTCAGACGGCCTTTTTCGGTTTACTCGGGTTTGGTTTCGCGCAGCATCAGGCATTCGGCCGCGTCGTGTGCCGTGGTTTCGCCGCGCACGAGTCTGTGCAGGGCTTGGGTGACGGGCATGTCGATGTCGTGGCGGCGGGCGGCGCGCAGGACTTCGTCGATGGCGGGCACGCCTTCGGCGACGTGGCCGATTTCGGCGAGGACTTGGGGCAGGGGTTTGCCCGCGGCAAGGCCGAGTCCGACTTTGCGGTTGCGCGAGAGTGCGCCGGTGCAGGTCAGGATGAGGTCGCCCATGCCGGCCAGCCCCATCATGGTTTTCTGCTGCGCACCCATGGCGACGGCGAGGCGGGTAATTTCTGCCAAGCCGCGCGTGATGAGGGCGGCGCGGGCGTTGAGGCCGTATTCGAGGCCGTCTGAAAGGCCGGTGGCGATGGCCATGACGTTTTTCACTGCGCCGCCGACTGCCACGCCGACGGTGTCGGTGTTGGCGTAGAGGCGCAGGACGGTGGTGTTGAGTTCGCGGGCTAGGCTGCTTATCCAGGCTTCGTTTTCGGCGGCGAGGACGACGGCGCAGGGCAGCTGCTGCGCCAGTTCCTGCGCGAAACTGGGACCGGAGAGCAGGCCGGTTGTGTCGTTTTCGGGCAGCACTTCGCGCAGCACTTGGTGCGGGAGCAGGCCGGTATCGAGTTCGAAACCTTTGCAGGCGGCGAGAACGGGCAGGCTGCCGAATCCTGCCGTTTTGATTTGTTCCGCCGCGCCGCGCAGTCCGGCAACGGGGGTGACGATCAGTACAAGGCCGCTGCCGTTTAGGGCGGCGGCGGGGTCGGCGTGCACGGTCAGTGCGTCGGGGAAGGGGAAACCGGGGAAATAGCGTTTGTTTTCGCGTTCGGCCTGCATGGCGGCGGTTTGTTCGCGGCTGCGCGTCCACAGGGAAACGCGGTTGCCGTGCCGGGCGAAGTGTAAGGCCAGTGCGCTGCCCCACGCGCCTGCGCCGATAACGGTGATGTTCATGGCTGTTGTCCGTCGGCGGACGGTCTGTTGCAAACGGGCGGCATTATGGCATTTTGAGGGGGTTTTCTCAAATAAGGCGGCGCGGTGGGAGGCTGTTTGCGAAAAATCTTTTTTGGCGTCGGAAGGTCGTTTGAAAACGGAGCTTCGGCGAAGTTCAAACTATGTTTAAAGGGTTTTCAGACGGCCTTTGCTTGAAACGGTGAAACTGAGTGTGCCGCAGGGTGACGACCTGACTGCTGCTTTTCAGACGGCCTTTGTGCTGCCGGAAGCCGTTCCCGCCTGTGCGGGAATGCCGTTTCTGAAAACGGTTTGTTCGAGCACGTCGGCGAATGCAGCCAAATCGCGCCGCCATTGCATGGGATTGTTTTTGGAAAAATACAGTGAAAGATGCGGGGCGTTTTCGACGTGGCAGCCGTAGCTTTGTTTTATCGGCAGAACAGACAGCTCGCCCATGCCTTCGAATATCAGGCAGACGGCGGCGGGTTCGGCGGGATGGCGCAGCGTCCAAACGGCAGAAACGTCCAAACCGTTGCCCGCGGATTCGTCTATTCGCAGGTTGCGGGCGGCGAGTGTGCGGTATAAGTCGTCGAGGTGTCGCTGCATGGTGCGGCCTTTCTATAAAGATAAAGGCCGTCTGAAAAGCGGTTTTCTTTTTTCAGACGGCCTTGCGCTTGTGTCGGAGGCCGTCTGAAACCATGTCTCAAAAGCTTTCAGACGGCCTTTCCGCCTTATTCCACCGTTACCGATTTGGCCAGGTTGCGCGGTTTGTCCACGTCGGTGCCGCGTGCGAGGGCGGCGTGGTAGGCGAGAAGCTGCACGGGAATGGTGTGCACGATGGGCGAGAGTGTGCCTGCGTGGCGCGGGGTGCGGATAACGTGTACGCCGTCGGACTCGGTGAAACGGCTGTCGAGGTCGGCAAAGACAAACAGTTCGCCGCCGCGCGCGCCCACTTCCTGCATATTGGCTTTGACTTTGTCCAAAAGTGCGTCGTTGGGCGCGATGACGACCACGGGCATATTCTCGTCAACCAGCGCAAGCGGGCCGTGTTTGAGCTCGCCTGCGGGATAGGCTTCGGCGTGGATATAGGTGATTTCTTTGAGTTTCAACGCGCCTTCGAGGGCAATCGGGTAGTGGATGCCGCGACCCAAGAAAAGTGCGCTGTCTTTTTTGGCGAACTTTTGCGCCCAAGCGGCGATTTGCGGCTCGAGGTTGAGCGCGTGCTGGATGCTGCTGGGGAGCTGGCGCAATTCGTCGAGATAGCCGCGCGCCTGTGCGTCGGACACGAAGCCGCGCAGTTTGCCCAGGGTTACGGCCAGGCCGAACAAGACGACAAGCTGGGTGGTGAAGGCTTTGGTGGAGGCGACGCCGATTTCCGCGCCGGCGCGGGTGTACAGCACCAATTCGCTTTCGCGCGGCAGGGCGGATTCCATCACGTTGCACACCGACAGGCTGTGGCTTTGGCCGAGCGATTGGGCGTATTTCAGGGCTTCCATCGTGTCGAGGGTTTCGCCCGATTGCGAGATAGTTACGACAAGCTGCTCGGGGTCGGCAATCACGTCGCGGTAGCGGTATTCGCTGGCGATTTCGACATCGGTGGGGATTTTGGCGATAGATTCGAGCCAGTAGCGGGCGGTGAGCGCGGCGTAATAGGATGTGCCGCAGGCGAGGATTTTGATGCTGCGGATTTTGCCGAACACATCGCGTGCGGCCGCGCCGAAGTTTTCCGGCTCGAAGCCGCCGTCGATGAACACTTCGGCGGTGTCGGCGATGGCGCGGGGCTGCTCGTGGATTTCTTTTTGCATGAAATGGCTGTAGGGGCCAAGCTCCAGCGAGGCCAACGATAATTCGGACACTTTGACTTTGCGATCGGCCTCGTTGCCGGTTTTGTCAATCAGGCGGCGGATGCCGTCTGAACCGATTTGGGCGATGTCGCCGTCTTCGAGATAAACGATGCGTCGGGTAAACGCAATCACGGCCGATACATCGGAGGCGATAAAGGTTTCATCGTCGCCCAATGCCACCAAAAGCGGGCAGCCCATGCGGGCGACAACCATTTCAGACGGCCTATCCTGCGCCATCACGGCAATGGCGTATGCGCCGTGAAAACGCGCGGCGGCGGTTTGCACGGCGGCGAAAAGGTCGCCGCCGTTTTGCGTGTATTCGTGGTTGATGCTGTGGGCAATGACTTCGGTATCGGTTTGCGATTCAAAGGTGTAGCCCAAGCCTTGCAGGCGTTCGCGCTCGGCTTCGAAGTTTTCGATGATGCCGTTGTGCACCACGGCGATGTTGCCGCCGGAGATGTGGGGGTGGGCATTAGGCTCGGTTACGCCGCCGTGGGTTGCCCAGCGCGTGTGGCCGATGCCGGTGTGGCCGAACAGCCCTTTTTCACGCGCCGCGTCTTCCATCAGCTGCACGCGGCCGACGCGGCGCACGCGCTTGATTTTGCCTTCGGCGTAAACGGCGATGCCGGAGGAGTCGTAACCCCGGTATTCGAGGCGTTTGAGGCCGTCTGTTAAAAAATCGACGACATTATGATTGGCGCGCACTGCGCCGACGATACCGCACATAATCGTTCCTTAGTATCAGATTGGAGCGGCTGCTCCGTTGGTAAAACCCGCGCCGCTGACTTTCAGACGGCCGCGGGGCGAAAGGGGGAAACGGGTTTTTCACTTCGTTGAAGCTGCGCTTTCAGACGGCCTTTTGCTGCGTTGCACCCGCATCGGAGGCCGTCTGAAACCCTATTTGCGTTCTTTTTCGGGGCGCACCCAGCCTTCGATTATGGTTTGGCGGGCGCGTGCCAAAGCCAGTTTGCCTTCGGGGCAGTTTTGGGTAATCGCGCTGCCTGCGCCGGTGGTGGCGCGGCTGGCTACGGTTACGGGGGCGACGAGTACGGTGTTGGAGCCGATGCGGACTTCGTCGCCGATGACGGTGTGATGTTTGTTGACGCCGTCGTAGTTGGCGACAATCGTGCCTGCGCCGATGTTGGTTTTGCGGCCGACGGTGGCGTCGCCGATGTAGGCCAGGTGGTTGGCTTTGCTGCCTTCGCCGAGGGTGGCGTTTTTGACTTCGACGAAGTTGCCGATGTGTACGCCGTCTGAAAGGCGGGCGTTGGGGCGCAGGCGGGCGTAGGGGCCGATGTGGGCGGATGCGCCGATTTCGCAGTCTTCGAGGTGGGAGAAGGCGGCGATTTTTGTGCCTGCGCCGATTTTGGCGTTTTTGATGACGCAGTTTGCGCCGATTTCCACGCCGTCGGCGAGTTCGACTTCGCCTTCGAGTACGACGTTTACGTCTATCACGACATCTTGGCCGTGTTTCAGACGGCCCCGTAAGTCGAAGCGGGCGGGGTCGCGCAGGGTGAGGCCGGCTTTGAGCAATTCGGCGGCCTGCTCGGCTTGGAAGATGCGTTCGAGTTCGGCAAGCTGGACTTTGTTGTTGACGCCTGCAGCCAGATGGGAGGCGCGCACTTGTACGGGGTATACGGCGATGCCGTCTGCTACGGCCATGGCGATGAGGTCGGTGAGGTAATACTCGCCTTGGGCGTTGTTGCTGGAGAGGCGGTTGAGCCAGCCTGCCAGATATTTGTTGGGCAAGACGAGAATGCCGGTGTTGGTTTCTTTGATGATTTTTTGTGCGGGGTCGGCGTCTTTTTCTTCGACGATGGCGGTAACTTTGCCTGCTTCGTTGCGCACGATGCGGCCGTAGCCGGTGGGGTCGTCGGGCAGGTCGGTCAGGAGGGCGACTTCGTCGCCTGGGGCATCAACCAAAGCGGCCAGTGTGGCGGCATCGATGAGGGGTACGTCGCCTGCGAGTACGAGGGTGCGGCCGGTGTCGGCGAGGTGCGGCAGGGCGGTTTTGACGGCGTGGCCGGTGCCCAGCTGCTCGGTTTGTTCGACCCAGACGACATCGCGTTTGACGGTGTCGAGCACCTGATCTTTGCCGTGGCCGATAACGGCGCAAATGGTGCGGGGCTTGAGCGCGGCGGCGGTGTCGATGATGCGTTCGAGCATGGGGCGGCCGCCGATTCGGTGCAGCACTTTGGGCATTTTGGAATACATGCGCGTGCCTTTGCCGGCGGCGAGGATAACGATGTCGAGGTCGGGACGGTTCATGGTATCTCTTTGCAGACTGTGCGGATTAAGGGAGGCTGTTTCCGCCTTCGCGGGAAGGCTGTCTGAAACGGCGGGAAACGGGAAAAGGCCGTCTGAAAAAAGCGGTTTCAGACGGCCTTTGTGCCGCGCGGCGGCTTATTGCGGGCGGATTTTTTCCCAGTGCGTGCCGCGTACTTCCTGTTCCTGACCGCTGCGGGCGGGCAGGACGGCGTGTTGTTCGGGACGGTATTGGTTGTTGCGCATATTGCGCGAGTAGGTACCGTCCTGATAGGTGACGCCTGTTCCGGCGGGGTATTTCTGGCGCAGCGCGGTGCGGCCTTCGCTGTTTTGGTAGGTTTCCCAAGAGCAGGCGGACAGGGCGGCGAGGAGGGCGAGGGGGAGCAGGTAACGCATGGTTTTTCCTTTTTGAAAAACCGCATTCTAGCGGATTTGGCGGGGGAAAGACAGCCGCAAAAAGGCCGTCTGAAAGCGGGTGCGGCGGGCGGGACGTGCTTTCAGACGGCCTCTTGAGCTCTTGCGGAAACTCACTCTGCCGCGGGCGTTTCCGCAGCGGGTGCGGGCGGCTGGTCTGCCGTTTCGGCGGAGACGGCGGTTTCTGCGGCAGCGGCGGTTTGCGCCGGTGCGGCGGGAACGGGGAAGGGGACGGGCGTCGGCGCGGCGGACGCAGGCAGCGGCGGCAGATAGTTTTCGGGATTGACGGCCTTGCCCGCGGCGCGCACTTCGAAATGCAGTTTCACGCGTTCGGCATCACTGCTGCCCATCAGCGCCACGGTGTCGCCCGCGCGCACGGTTTGGCCTTTTTGTACCAAGAGTTTGTCGTTGTGGGCGTAGGCGGTGAGCACGCCGCCGCCGTGGCTGATGAGGACGAGGTTGCCGTAGCCGCGCACGCCGTTGCCCGCATAGAGCACCTTGCCCGCGGCGGCGGCTTTCACAGGGTCGCCCGCGCTGCCTGCGAAATCGACGCCTTTGTTCGCGCCGCCGAAACGTGCGAGGACGGGATTGGTGCTGGGCAGGCGCATGGAAAGTTTGTTGGTCTGCGGCACGGCGCGGCTTTTGCCTGCGGCGGTGTCGGACGTGCGCGGGGCGTTTTTGCCGACGCGCAGCATCTGGCCGACGGTGATTTTCGACGGATCGCTGAGTTTGTTCCATTTGGCCAGCGTGGCGGGCGGCTGGCCGACGCGGGCGGCGATGCGGTGCAGCGTATCGCCCGGGCGGACGCGGTAGTAGCCGTCGGAAGGGGATTGGGAGGCGCAGGCCGCGAGCAGGAGCAGCAGCGCGGCGGCGGAGAAGGTTTTGAGCGGGGTGTGAAGCAGTGTTTTCATGGCGCAAAGCATAGCAAAAGCCGCCGAGCCCGTGAACAGGGCATGCGGGCAGGCACGGAGCGAGTACGCCGCCGCGCCGCGCTGCCTGATGCCGTTTGCGCCGCGCTTTCAGACGGCCTACCGCGCCGCGTTTGCCGCCGCCCTGCTTTACTTTTTTTTACTACCCATCGTCGCGCTTCTGCGTTGAAATCGCCGCTTTTGTCTGTATGTTCCGCTCTCGCAACCACTCATTACAAAGGACAAACTATGCGGAACGCCGGTATCGGTTTTCTTGTTTTCATCGTGCTGGAAATTCTGTCGATCGCCCAAGTGGCGGGCAGAATCGGCGCGGCGCCCGCCATCTTGCTGATGGCGCTCAGCGCGATGGCGGGCGTGTTCATGCTGCGGCGCATGGGGCTGTCGGGCGTATTGCTGGCGGCGGCTGCCGTGCGCGGCGGCGGCAAAGTGTCGGTCTACCAGCTTTTGTGGCCGGTGCGCTATGCCGTAGCCGGGATGCTGCTCATCAGCCCGGGTTTTGTGTCCACCGTGCTGGCCATGCTGCTGATGCTGCCCTTCAAAGGCGGCGCGCCCGTCGAGCAGGCGCAGGGTGCGGCGCCGTTCGGCGGCTTCGGCCAAACGCGGCGCGGCGGTGCGGACGACGACATTATCGAAGGCGATTTCCACACGGTGGACGGCAGGCCGTCTGAAAACGGTGCAAACCGCCGCATCGAAGACCACAGCCGTTAAAACACACGTCAAACCCGCAGAGGCCGTCTGAAAACGCAATGCCGCCGCGAGCAGCGACAATTTTCAGACGGCCTGCTTTAATTTTCAGACGGCCGCCCATACCTACCGCGCCGTTCCAAACTACCCGCAAAAACACAACCATGAGCAACCGCGATTTTTACGAAACACTCGGCGTCGCCCGCAGCGCCACCGACGACGAAATCAAAAAAGCCTACCGCAAGCTGGCGATGAAATACCATCCCGACCGCAACCCCGGCGACAAAGCGGCCGAAGAAAAATTCAAAGAAGTGCAAAAAGCCTACGACACCTTGTCCGACAAAGAAAAACGCGCCATGTACGACCAATACGGCCACGCCGCTTTCGAGCAGGGCGCGGGCGGCTTCGGCGGCGCACAGGGCTTCGATTTCAGCGACATTTTCAGCCAGATGTTCGGCGGCGGAGGCGGAGCCTCGCGCCAGCAGAGCTACCAGGGTGCGGATTTGCAGTACGACGTACAAATCAGCCTCGAAGAAGCGGCGCAGGGCGTGAAAAAACGCTTCACCATACCGACCTACGAAGACTGCGACGTCTGCCACGGCAGCGGCGCCAAACCCGGCACGTCGGCCACCACCTGCTCCACCTGCCGCGGCACGGGCACCGTCCACATCCGTCAGGCCATCTTCCAAATGCAGCAAACCTGCCCCGCCTGCCACGGCAGCGGCAAAGAAATCAAAGACCCCTGCGTCAAATGCCGCGGCGAAGGCCGTGTGAAAGCGAGCAAAACCGTCGAAGTCAACATCCCCGCCGGTATCGACGACGGCCAGCGCATCCGCCTCTCCGGCGAAGGCGAACCCGGCCGCAACGGCGCACCCGCAGGCGATCTCTACGTTGCCGTCCATGTGAAACAGCACAAAATCTTCGAGCGCGACGGCGTCGACCTGCATTGCGAACTGCCCGTCAGCTTCACCGTTGCCGCACTCGGCGGCGAAGTGGAAGTGCCCACCCTTGAAGGCAAAGTCAAACTCACCATCCCCAAAGAAACGCAAACCGGCCGCCGTATGCGCGTCAAAGGCAAAGGCATCAAATCCCTGCGTTCGGGCGCTGTCGGCGACCTCTACTGCCACGTTGTCGTCGAAACCCCGGTCAATCTCACCGACCGCCAAAAAGAGCTGCTGGAAGAATTTGAAAAAATCTCCACCGGCCTCGACCGCAGCCAGACCCCGCGCAAAAAATCGTTTTGGGACAAGGTGGAAGACAAAGTGAACGACTTGTTCAACTAATCTTGCTGCCGCAGCAACCGAAAAGGCCGTCTGAAACATTCAGACGGCCTTTCCGCATCCGTTGCCTCTGTTTGAATTTTGTTGGGGCTGCGCTTTCAGACGGCCTCCGCCGCAGGCGCGCCAAGCCGTTCCGCTATATAATCGCCGCCGTTTTGTCCGACAAACCACCTCATGCGCCGCACCGTTTTCATCGCCGACCTCCACCTATCCGACGACACGCCCGACCTCAACCGCCTGTTCGCGCAGGCGCTGCGCGGCTGGGAAAACGATACCGACGCGCTCTATATATTGGGCGACCTGTTTGAAGCCTGGCTGGGCGACGATATGCCGGACAAGGCGGCGCAGGACGCGGCGGCGGCGCTGAAAGCCTTTTCCGCCCATACGCCCGTTTATTTCATCTGCGGCAACCGCGATTTCCTGCTCGGCAAAAAATACGCCGCCTCCGCAGGCATGAC is a window encoding:
- the tal gene encoding transaldolase is translated as MSILTDVKNLGQQIWLDNLSRSLVQSGDLARMLEEGVCGVTSNPAIFQKAFAADSLYAEDVAALKTQNLTAKQRYETLAVADVRAACDVCLKEYEADSGRGGFVSLEVSPELAHDAAGTVVEARRLFRKIGRPNSMIKIPATDAGLAALETLVSDGLNINLTLLFSRRQTVRAYEAYVRGIRARLARGEAVGGIRVVASFFISRIDNALDGNLPAHLRGKTAVALAKAAYADWQDFFGSTEFADLARQGANRVRLLWASTGVKNPAYPPTLYVDSLIGEDTVNTVPDATLQAFIAGGTARAELAENTDGALAALEEVAGLGIDVEALAERLQQDGLAQFDDAFAKLLALLS
- the rpsI gene encoding 30S ribosomal protein S9 — protein: MNGKYYYGTGRRKSSVARVFLQKGSGQIIVNGRPVDEFFARETSRMVVRQPLVLTENAESFDIKVNVTGGGETGQSGAIRHGITRALIDYDAALKSALSQAGFVTRDAREVERKKPGLRKARRAKQFSKR
- the rplM gene encoding 50S ribosomal protein L13, whose translation is MKTFSAKPHEVKREWFVIDAEDKVLGRLAAEVASRLRGKHKPEYTPHVDTGDYIIVINADKLRVTGAKFEGKKYYRHSGFPGGIYERTFREMQEQFPGRALEKAVKGMLPKGPLGYAMIKKLKVYAGAEHAHAAQQPKVLELK
- a CDS encoding cell division protein ZapA, whose amino-acid sequence is MSSIEQIPVSVMGRTFSIGTPASEKDTLLQALDMLNKKIEAVESGGRIVESDKIIIIAALNVVHDLLKMSMKDGLAIGEFERRIAHMTEVCDKALAKVP
- a CDS encoding NAD(P)H-dependent glycerol-3-phosphate dehydrogenase encodes the protein MNITVIGAGAWGSALALHFARHGNRVSLWTRSREQTAAMQAERENKRYFPGFPFPDALTVHADPAAALNGSGLVLIVTPVAGLRGAAEQIKTAGFGSLPVLAACKGFELDTGLLPHQVLREVLPENDTTGLLSGPSFAQELAQQLPCAVVLAAENEAWISSLARELNTTVLRLYANTDTVGVAVGGAVKNVMAIATGLSDGLEYGLNARAALITRGLAEITRLAVAMGAQQKTMMGLAGMGDLILTCTGALSRNRKVGLGLAAGKPLPQVLAEIGHVAEGVPAIDEVLRAARRHDIDMPVTQALHRLVRGETTAHDAAECLMLRETKPE
- the glmS gene encoding glutamine--fructose-6-phosphate transaminase (isomerizing), with amino-acid sequence MCGIVGAVRANHNVVDFLTDGLKRLEYRGYDSSGIAVYAEGKIKRVRRVGRVQLMEDAAREKGLFGHTGIGHTRWATHGGVTEPNAHPHISGGNIAVVHNGIIENFEAERERLQGLGYTFESQTDTEVIAHSINHEYTQNGGDLFAAVQTAAARFHGAYAIAVMAQDRPSEMVVARMGCPLLVALGDDETFIASDVSAVIAFTRRIVYLEDGDIAQIGSDGIRRLIDKTGNEADRKVKVSELSLASLELGPYSHFMQKEIHEQPRAIADTAEVFIDGGFEPENFGAAARDVFGKIRSIKILACGTSYYAALTARYWLESIAKIPTDVEIASEYRYRDVIADPEQLVVTISQSGETLDTMEALKYAQSLGQSHSLSVCNVMESALPRESELVLYTRAGAEIGVASTKAFTTQLVVLFGLAVTLGKLRGFVSDAQARGYLDELRQLPSSIQHALNLEPQIAAWAQKFAKKDSALFLGRGIHYPIALEGALKLKEITYIHAEAYPAGELKHGPLALVDENMPVVVIAPNDALLDKVKANMQEVGARGGELFVFADLDSRFTESDGVHVIRTPRHAGTLSPIVHTIPVQLLAYHAALARGTDVDKPRNLAKSVTVE
- the glmU gene encoding bifunctional UDP-N-acetylglucosamine diphosphorylase/glucosamine-1-phosphate N-acetyltransferase GlmU, with the protein product MNRPDLDIVILAAGKGTRMYSKMPKVLHRIGGRPMLERIIDTAAALKPRTICAVIGHGKDQVLDTVKRDVVWVEQTEQLGTGHAVKTALPHLADTGRTLVLAGDVPLIDAATLAALVDAPGDEVALLTDLPDDPTGYGRIVRNEAGKVTAIVEEKDADPAQKIIKETNTGILVLPNKYLAGWLNRLSSNNAQGEYYLTDLIAMAVADGIAVYPVQVRASHLAAGVNNKVQLAELERIFQAEQAAELLKAGLTLRDPARFDLRGRLKHGQDVVIDVNVVLEGEVELADGVEIGANCVIKNAKIGAGTKIAAFSHLEDCEIGASAHIGPYARLRPNARLSDGVHIGNFVEVKNATLGEGSKANHLAYIGDATVGRKTNIGAGTIVANYDGVNKHHTVIGDEVRIGSNTVLVAPVTVASRATTGAGSAITQNCPEGKLALARARQTIIEGWVRPEKERK
- a CDS encoding peptidoglycan DD-metalloendopeptidase family protein, translating into MKTLLHTPLKTFSAAALLLLLAACASQSPSDGYYRVRPGDTLHRIAARVGQPPATLAKWNKLSDPSKITVGQMLRVGKNAPRTSDTAAGKSRAVPQTNKLSMRLPSTNPVLARFGGANKGVDFAGSAGDPVKAAAAGKVLYAGNGVRGYGNLVLISHGGGVLTAYAHNDKLLVQKGQTVRAGDTVALMGSSDAERVKLHFEVRAAGKAVNPENYLPPLPASAAPTPVPFPVPAAPAQTAAAAETAVSAETADQPPAPAAETPAAE
- a CDS encoding FxsA family protein, with product MRNAGIGFLVFIVLEILSIAQVAGRIGAAPAILLMALSAMAGVFMLRRMGLSGVLLAAAAVRGGGKVSVYQLLWPVRYAVAGMLLISPGFVSTVLAMLLMLPFKGGAPVEQAQGAAPFGGFGQTRRGGADDDIIEGDFHTVDGRPSENGANRRIEDHSR
- the dnaJ gene encoding molecular chaperone DnaJ, with product MSNRDFYETLGVARSATDDEIKKAYRKLAMKYHPDRNPGDKAAEEKFKEVQKAYDTLSDKEKRAMYDQYGHAAFEQGAGGFGGAQGFDFSDIFSQMFGGGGGASRQQSYQGADLQYDVQISLEEAAQGVKKRFTIPTYEDCDVCHGSGAKPGTSATTCSTCRGTGTVHIRQAIFQMQQTCPACHGSGKEIKDPCVKCRGEGRVKASKTVEVNIPAGIDDGQRIRLSGEGEPGRNGAPAGDLYVAVHVKQHKIFERDGVDLHCELPVSFTVAALGGEVEVPTLEGKVKLTIPKETQTGRRMRVKGKGIKSLRSGAVGDLYCHVVVETPVNLTDRQKELLEEFEKISTGLDRSQTPRKKSFWDKVEDKVNDLFN